A DNA window from Actinomycetota bacterium contains the following coding sequences:
- a CDS encoding FTR1 family protein — protein sequence MLTALLIMLREGFEAALVVAIVYAYIRRIGRRDLIGPMWQGMAAAAALSVAAGIVVHLTVENLRGEPRLLAFAAVSLLAVAVLTWMIFWMRRQAHRIKGELEGSVDAAIAGNGDARLAVMTVAFLAVAREGLEASLFLIAAATTEDGWAVLAGGLAGLAAASVLGALVVLGGRRLPMGQFFTVTGLILIVFAAGLVSRTILWLQAAGELGTVWNNVYDLTAYRWLTVSTESGRFLGAMFGWDPRPSIEQVAAYLLFLVTVAGLFLRTPRAAQAQAAAPGHGSR from the coding sequence GTGCTGACCGCGCTGCTGATCATGCTCCGCGAGGGCTTCGAGGCCGCGCTGGTCGTGGCCATCGTCTACGCCTACATCCGGCGGATCGGCCGCCGCGACCTGATCGGGCCCATGTGGCAGGGCATGGCCGCGGCCGCCGCCCTGTCCGTCGCCGCCGGGATCGTCGTCCACCTCACCGTCGAGAACCTCCGGGGCGAGCCCCGGCTGCTCGCCTTCGCGGCCGTGTCGCTGCTGGCCGTGGCCGTCCTCACCTGGATGATCTTCTGGATGCGGCGCCAGGCCCACCGCATCAAGGGCGAGCTCGAGGGCAGCGTCGACGCGGCCATCGCCGGCAACGGCGACGCCCGCCTGGCCGTCATGACGGTGGCCTTCCTGGCCGTGGCCCGCGAGGGCCTGGAAGCGTCCCTGTTCCTGATCGCCGCCGCCACCACCGAGGACGGCTGGGCCGTCCTGGCCGGCGGCCTTGCCGGCCTGGCGGCGGCGTCGGTCCTCGGCGCCCTGGTCGTGCTCGGCGGCCGGCGCCTGCCCATGGGCCAGTTCTTCACCGTCACCGGCCTGATCCTGATCGTGTTCGCCGCCGGCCTGGTCTCGCGCACGATCCTCTGGCTCCAGGCCGCCGGCGAGCTCGGCACCGTCTGGAACAACGTCTACGACCTGACCGCCTACCGCTGGCTGACCGTCAGCACCGAGTCCGGCCGCTTCCTCGGGGCCATGTTCGGCTGGGACCCCCGCCCCTCGATCGAGCAGGTCGCCGCCTACCTGCTGTTCCTGGTGACGGTGGCCGGGCTGTTCCTGCGGACCCCGCGGGCCGCCCAGGCCCAGGCCGCGGCCCCGGGTCACGGGTCGCGTTGA